In bacterium, the genomic stretch CATATTTTGAGTGGATGGTGAATATCAAAGATTGGTGCATCTCAAGACAAATATGGTGGGGACACCTGATACCTGTCTGGTATTGTCAAAAATGTAAAGCCACTTTAGTGGAAAGAGAGGACCCAACTAAATGTCTTAAGTGTGGGAGTAATGAATTGATTCAAGACCAGGATGTGCTTGATACCTGGTTTTCCTCAGCATTATGGCCATTTTCTACACTCGGTTACCCGGAAAAGACAAAAGACCTATCTACATTTTATCCCACTTCCGTGCTTTCTACTGGTTTTGATATTATCTTTTTCTGGGTGGCAAGGATGATGATGATGGGATTGAAATTTATGGGCAATGTCCCTTTTAAGCAGGTCTATATCCATGCCTTAATTAGAGATGCCGAAGGACAAAAAATGAGTAAATCCAGAGGCAATGTCATTGACCCACTGGAAGTAATTGATAAATACGGCACAGATGCACTTAGATTTACACTGGCAATTATGGCTGTGCAAGGCAGGGATATTCTTTTATCTGAGGAAAGAATTGAAGGATACCGACATTTTTGTAATAAATTATGGAACGCCGGCAGATTCATTTTGACGAATTTAGAAGATTATGTTCGGAATTCAAAATTCGAAATTCGAAATTCGAAATTTTTATCATTAGCCGATAAATGGATTCTAAGCCGACTTAATCAGGTAATCGAAAAGGTAACCGAGGGGATAGATTCATATCGTTTTAATGAATCTGCTCAAATACTTTATGACTTTATCTGGCATGAATACTGTGATTGGTATTTAGAATTAATCAAACCAGAATTAGGAGGGCAAAGAAGGAAGATAACACAACAGTTATTAATAGATACCTATGAGGCAATTTTAAGACTTCTGCATCCGTTTATGCCATTTATTACCGAAGAACTATGGGAGAAATTACCTGTTCACAAGACAACAAATTCTATTATGGTTACTCCCTGGCTAACATTCAATCCAGACCAGATAGATTTAGACTCAATAAAGGATATGGATTTGATTAAGGAAATAGTTGTTTCTATCCGCACGATTCGTTCAGAGATGAAGATACCCCCTCAAGTAAAATTTAAAACAGTCATTATTAAAAGTAAACCCTTTGCCCCATTGGAAGAAAATATCGTCTATGTGACATTTTTGACTCATACGGCTGAAGTAATCTTTGATTTAGATGCCACCAGGCCATTTGGAGCCGCTGTAATCATCGTTAAAGGAGTTGAGATTTATGTCCCATTAGCCGAAGTTGTTGATTTAGGTAAAGAAGAAGAACGATTGAGTAAAGAACTTTCAAAGGTAGAAAAGGAATTAAACTTACTTGAGGCGAAATTATCCAATGAAGATTTTATCACAAGAGCCCCAGTTGAGGTGGTTGATAAAGAAAAAGAAAAGTTAGAATCTTACATCTCAAAACGCGATAAGTTAGTGATGAGTTTAAAATATTATTTTCATTAAGATATGATGATAACCGACACTCAAAATTTTTCCACCTGTGCAATTAGACTAATTTATCGCAGAGACGCAAAGGAAAAATAAATGTAAAATGTAAAATAGGAAATGAAAAATGGGAAATTTTAGTACTTCGCAAGACTCATTACCTTTCAGTTATACATTTTCATTTTACATTTCTCATTTTACATTTAACCGCACAGGTCGAGATTCGTAACCGTTCAGCCACAGAGGCACAGAGTTCACAGAGAATTAGAGAAATTAGCCACAAATGGACACGAATTAACCTGTGACATTCGATAAATGTAGTGCGAACCTTTAGGTTCGCTTTCCTGCTTGCCAGAAGCGCGGCTAAAGCCTCGCACTACAAATCTTTTTATTATTCGTGTTCATTCGTGGTTATATATTCCCTCTGTGTTCTTTGTGACTCTGTGGCTATATCCTGAACGGTTACCGAAATTCTTCCCTGGAAATGAAGACATAAAGGTCAGACCGGGAGCGCGATGCTCTTACTGGTGGCAATAAAAGTTGCCACCTGGAAACAAAAATTACCAGAGGTGTAAGACTATGGAATTATTGGACTTAGAAACTCTGATTGATACCGCTATTAAGGAAGATATAGGGAAAGGGGACATAACCACAGCCCTATGTCTGGTAAAAAA encodes the following:
- a CDS encoding valine--tRNA ligase, with protein sequence MDIPKSYDPHTVEKKWYKFWQENNYFYANANSDKKTFSIVIPPPNVTGSLHMGHALNNTLQDILIRFKRMQGYNTLWLPGTDHAGIATQNVVEKQLRQEGLKRHDLGREKFIQRVWEWKRQYGDLIIEQLKRLGASCDWSRTRFTMDEGLSKAVREVFVSLYQQGFIYQDYYIVNWCPRCQTALADIEVVYRVINGHLDYIKYPGDNDQAIIVATTRPETMLGDTAVAVNPDDKRYKHLIGKEVILPILGRRLKVIGDNFVDPEFGTGAVKVTPAHDPNDFEIGKRHSLQQINILNPDATMNENASHYQGLDRYECRKRLVEDLKAQGLLVKRQEYSYSVGHCYRCDTIIEPYLSQQWFVRMKELAKPAIEAVQSGRTEFIPKNWEKTYFEWMVNIKDWCISRQIWWGHLIPVWYCQKCKATLVEREDPTKCLKCGSNELIQDQDVLDTWFSSALWPFSTLGYPEKTKDLSTFYPTSVLSTGFDIIFFWVARMMMMGLKFMGNVPFKQVYIHALIRDAEGQKMSKSRGNVIDPLEVIDKYGTDALRFTLAIMAVQGRDILLSEERIEGYRHFCNKLWNAGRFILTNLEDYVRNSKFEIRNSKFLSLADKWILSRLNQVIEKVTEGIDSYRFNESAQILYDFIWHEYCDWYLELIKPELGGQRRKITQQLLIDTYEAILRLLHPFMPFITEELWEKLPVHKTTNSIMVTPWLTFNPDQIDLDSIKDMDLIKEIVVSIRTIRSEMKIPPQVKFKTVIIKSKPFAPLEENIVYVTFLTHTAEVIFDLDATRPFGAAVIIVKGVEIYVPLAEVVDLGKEEERLSKELSKVEKELNLLEAKLSNEDFITRAPVEVVDKEKEKLESYISKRDKLVMSLKYYFH